CCTTTCACTTCTGAACTTTGTTGGCTTCGTACTTGTCCTATGTTCGTGGAAAGCGGTTGTGTAGTTGGCATTATAGCGATTAGGCCTTGTTGATCAGCCGActcattttgtattattatttcttgATATTCGCCATTTTTAAGTTCTTCTTGTTCCTGTTGCAAACGTTTGATTTCTAACAAACTTTCCATTTCCGAACGTTGTTCTTCCTCTAACCTAAGGCGTATAAGTTCCGCTTccatttgtttcttttcttcaGCTAAACGTTCAGCTTCACGTATGCGATCCAATTCTAATAATTGCTGTTCCTTTTGCAGACGTTCTGCTTCACGCAAGCGCTCTAATTCTAAGAGACTCTCTTCTGCAATTGCAAGTTCTTGTGGATTTTGCAATAAAGCTGGACTAGGAAAACTTCGGCCACCTTCATTAGCCTGTTGTTGTTCTGCATGTGACTTGATGGCATTGAAAATGCGTAAATGTTCTTCTCGTGCACGTTGTACTTCAGGGGTTTCTTCAACAATTGATGCATAAGCAGACTGCTGCTCTTCTTCTGAAGGGAAAATTATGCGTTTATCATTAAGTTTAGCTTGATTTACCAGATGCAAATGCTCCTCGCGTGCTTTAACAACTTCTGGTGTTTCTTGTATAATTTGTGCAGCTGCAGGATTATGAACCAATTTTTGGTGCTCGTATTGTGTTGTTAAGATGGGAGTTTGTGTttcgtatttatattttaattcctGTTGCTCTACATATTGTGCTCTTAAGTTAGCCTCGTGAACTAAACGTAAATGCTCCTCGCGGGCTTTAACAACTTCAGGAGTTTCGACTACCAAAGGTTGTTCCACTCGGAAGTTAGATAATGGAGAAGAACCTTGAGATTGTGCAGAGGGAATATTCTGACTGTTGTTCTCTGAGTGTAATTTAGCTTTTTCCTTTTCAgaaattgaataaatattttgtgatttttgttCTTCTTGTTCGTTGGCTCTTGCTCTTTGAATGGCTTCATTGACTATGCGTAAATGTTCTTCACGTGCGCGTACTACTTCAGGTGTATCAACTACATTTTGTGGAGCGTTAGAGTACTCAGCTGTGGAAATAGAAGTTTTTAAATTCTGAGCAACAGTTGCCTTCTCATTGCCAACTAAATCTTGATTGATTTGTTCATTTTGCAATTTAACTTGATCAACTAAACGCAAGTGCTCTTCGCGTGCTTTTAAAACTTCGGGTGTGTCAACGACTTGTTGTTGGGCTGAATCTAAACTTGAAATCgaactttttacatttttgtccaCAGAAGTATGCAAGTTTTGGGTTCCTGATATTTGAgtgtttggaatatttttagtaggattataaatattttggtcaTTTGTCAGTGCAGAGATCTGTTGTTTCTTAGCTGTTTCGGTAATACTCTTTTCACCACTTTCATTACCAGCTTGTTCGGCACGTAGTTTTGCTTCATTCCATAGACGGAAGTGTTCTTGCTGGGCGCGTTCCAACTCTGCCAATGCCTTACTATTGTCTATTTGCTCCACAGTTGGTTTTTCTACATTTCGCGATTGtggaatttttgattttaatgaaGTCTCTTGAACATATTTCTGATGTTCCAATTCCAATTGCTTCAAATGTGCAATTTGCTCATTGTAAATTCTCAGATGTTCTTCACGGGCCTGTTTTTGTTCTGGTGTTTCTTCTATGGCTACTAAAGGTATATTCGAGTTGCCGATATAAGTCTTAATCTCTCCTTGGTTTTGTTCAATATTAGATTGTTGATTTGAGGATTGTTGCACAGATTCCCTGTATACCCCACTGATGCTGGCTTCGACTTCTTGTAGAATACGTTTCACCTCTGGTAATTCGGCTATGAGTGAGAAGTCGGAAGCAAAAGCTATCTTTTCCAATGTTTGTAACTTCAGCAATGCGTCCACAGTAGGTTCTTTACCCTCGCTCTTTAAGGCATCAATGTCACGTTTCAAGTTTTGATATTGTTGCAGAGATGCAGCACGAAGATATGCTTCACGGTTTTTGCTAGTGTCGTCTGACTTATTGATCACAAATGTTTCTAGCGCGGGAGCAGCACTATTAATGTACTTAATCTGATGTACAGCATAAACTGGTTGAGCGTTATTGTAGCCAACTAAAGCTTCAGCTCCATTATTATCCAAATAGCGCAAATAACCCTGTAGAGATCCACCTTTTTGTGCGTACTGCCCCTGAGCAGGATTATAGGTCCATAATGAACGATACGGATAGCCAATGGCTACCGATTGAACACTTTCTATGGCCAATATACTTAACAAATATAACCACAtgttattgatataaaattaaatttaagttaaaacttCTAAACCACTGCTTCTTTCAACCAACCCGCAACTCAATGTGTATGGTGAATGATGCCTCGTAAGAAGTTTACTGGAAACTGTGTCCAACTCCTGCACTCACCTTACTATTTATAGTTCAGACGCATTTAAGGAAGTCATTCGATTTTAACAGGGACAGAAcattaaaacgaaataaatataaaagagaatCTACTAAAAGATTCTAAATGATCGACCTTGATCTCTGTGCGACCAACCAAACAACGGCATACGTACTCCTCCGTTATGTGTAATTGTAGCCTGACAGGATAACCAAGCGGAaacattaaacttaattttgtttttaacagcAGACGTTTTTAACTGTATCTGTTGACACTGCAACATTAatataaatgacaaaaaatgtTGTTCTACGACTTTCATACTACAACGAAATATACTTAAACTTCTGAAccctttttttaaagttaaggCAAGTAAGTAGCATTTGATGGAACGTTTTCTGTGGTTTTAAACATCTAGTTTCCATACTTCACAATATTATGTGGTGTCAAATTAATTTTCGATTACAGTAAACTATCTTACCGAAACtgtttaaatctaaaaatagtTGCATTTTTAGCATCTTCTTTGAAAGTACCCTACAGTTTGCTTATGGCATGGCATTATTGAAATAATCATgtcatcatttttttatttccattatttaTGGACTATTCATGTGAGTACCGCGGACGAATTCACAATTTCCAAGACTTTATATTTCGCAAAGCATCGGTCTTTGACGGTAACTTATATGTCTAAAGCGGTGAATTGACATAAAAAAAATGATGATAATATAATTGCCCAActtagaacaaaaaatatagattacCAAAATCTTGAAAACTCAAAACCAATAGACGGAAGTATAACTTCTTTAGGATTTATTTGCGATAATCCAAATCTGACTCGAAAATTCTCCATCTCTTCAGGTTTTTGATATATCGTGTCCTATTTgacatcaaaaacaaaattttattcatatttgatatatcatctaaaagtacttatttaaagTCTAAGGATTAGGCTTTATGATGACATAACagattttacaaataaaaagccAATCTTCTggacacgatatctcaaaaACCAGATGTGTAATAAAGATCAGATTAGTATTCAGCACAGCCTAATCATTTAGAAATGTATACTTTGGTTTTTAGGTAGGAAACTTCTCTTTTCAATAAGaagttaatttataataaacaatttcctATTTAAACACAGTGATACTTGATAATATTGATCATGACACCAACCTGAAAATAATTTGCATTGGACTTgcagaatatttttataaaaggacCTAGCAAAAAAGAGCatttccaaagaagcgaaaaagaagtagaaattacttcatggaagtactgaaaaagtccTAAAGAAGTAGTAGAAGAAGTTATAAGAGGGacgttatttttatttgattccaaatcaaatctgaagtcattctcaggaaataatttctatgttctttttttgggagaactagtttgattaaaataatatcaaatattaaataaaaaatttacatgcaTTCAagaaatttcagtacaaaaaatataacttcaattaaaaaaaataattcttttcgcttctttggaagtcaataaacattactttcgcagaaggtaaaaaatatacttagtgctacttttaaagtggtgataaatgttattcttttgaaagtacttcgttttatttttgttgaggAATAGTGGATTGCAATCTATACTGATGAGTACTTGCCAAAAATACTCATCGTACGGTATTGAATTATTCACATAGACATGtgtttatagtttatatttataccctacaccactataatggggagggtattatacgtttgtgctgatgtttgtaacatacaaaaatattggtccaatacctaccttaaagtataccgatcaatTCAGAATTgtgtcgattaagacatgtccgtccgtctgtccggctggctgtccatgtaaaccttgtgcgcaattttcaagataatttgatgaaatttggaccaagcatggcACAGGGACcatgcctattgaaaatggttgaaatcggtccattatttcacctaacccccatacaaccgtacctcccgatttgaactttttatgccataattacgtcaaatattctattatctctctaaaaattggcaaaataagttttatgtaagtataaatgacactgtagattttcgtaaggatcggtccttatttgaccct
The window above is part of the Lucilia cuprina isolate Lc7/37 chromosome 6, ASM2204524v1, whole genome shotgun sequence genome. Proteins encoded here:
- the LOC111686553 gene encoding trichohyalin gives rise to the protein MWLYLLSILAIESVQSVAIGYPYRSLWTYNPAQGQYAQKGGSLQGYLRYLDNNGAEALVGYNNAQPVYAVHQIKYINSAAPALETFVINKSDDTSKNREAYLRAASLQQYQNLKRDIDALKSEGKEPTVDALLKLQTLEKIAFASDFSLIAELPEVKRILQEVEASISGVYRESVQQSSNQQSNIEQNQGEIKTYIGNSNIPLVAIEETPEQKQAREEHLRIYNEQIAHLKQLELEHQKYVQETSLKSKIPQSRNVEKPTVEQIDNSKALAELERAQQEHFRLWNEAKLRAEQAGNESGEKSITETAKKQQISALTNDQNIYNPTKNIPNTQISGTQNLHTSVDKNVKSSISSLDSAQQQVVDTPEVLKAREEHLRLVDQVKLQNEQINQDLVGNEKATVAQNLKTSISTAEYSNAPQNVVDTPEVVRAREEHLRIVNEAIQRARANEQEEQKSQNIYSISEKEKAKLHSENNSQNIPSAQSQGSSPLSNFRVEQPLVVETPEVVKAREEHLRLVHEANLRAQYVEQQELKYKYETQTPILTTQYEHQKLVHNPAAAQIIQETPEVVKAREEHLHLVNQAKLNDKRIIFPSEEEQQSAYASIVEETPEVQRAREEHLRIFNAIKSHAEQQQANEGGRSFPSPALLQNPQELAIAEESLLELERLREAERLQKEQQLLELDRIREAERLAEEKKQMEAELIRLRLEEEQRSEMESLLEIKRLQQEQEELKNGEYQEIIIQNESADQQGLIAIMPTTQPLSTNIGQVRSQQSSEVKGQQIQKYGQNPFLKLSSASSESANRLEHSASQSSSILKATPVENPSSSTPTTSTTSNSAAQSSDNTLPATRYVPSSHQSSGSKHQYVKDDNIKHKYHHNTASPQPADTAVAFSAWEKAAHDHFRAHELALEQLRLARLQNPSVKDCN